In Corvus moneduloides isolate bCorMon1 chromosome 3, bCorMon1.pri, whole genome shotgun sequence, one DNA window encodes the following:
- the LOC116442020 gene encoding gallinacin-10-like codes for MKILYLLFAVFLLLFQATSGSADPLFADTVECRSQGKFCRAGVCPPTFAATGTCHGGLLNCCSK; via the exons ATGAAGATCCTCTACCTGCTCTTCgctgtcttcctcctcctcttccaggcTACTTCAG GTTCCGCTGACCCTCTTTTTGCTGACACCGTCGAGTGCCGGAGCCAGGGAAAATTCTGCCGTGCCGGGGTGTGCCCACCCACCTTCGCTGCCACGGGGACGTGCCACGGGGGGCTGCTGAACTGCTGCTCCAAGTAA
- the LOC116441978 gene encoding gallinacin-8-like, with protein MQEEEDGREKVKNSHCFKCLGTFPLSQHLLYLVALNLAMKIFSLFFAVLLLMLQGTSGFLRAPSTEVQCRQAGGVCSSDRCPPPHTRPFGHCQQGIPCCRTVYD; from the exons atgcaggaggaagaggatggcaGAGAGAAGGTGAAGAATTCTCATTGCTTCAAGTGTCTGGGGACATTCCCATTGTCCCAG catCTGTTGTATTTGGTGGCACTGAATTTGGCCATGAagatcttttcccttttctttgctgttctgCTCTTAATGCTCCAGGGCACTTCAG GTTTCCTGCGTGCCCCCAGCACTGAGGTGCAGTGCAGACAGGCTGggggagtctgttccagtgaccgctgccccccaccccacacGAGACCCTtcgggcactgccagcagggaaTTCCCTGCTGTAGGACCGTG tatgaTTAG